In the Alkaliphilus oremlandii OhILAs genome, one interval contains:
- the secA gene encoding preprotein translocase subunit SecA — translation MRKLFEKVFGTYSEREIKKLDKTVDQIEALEAAYSKLTDAELKDKTRQFKERLAKGETLDDILPEAFATIREGAWRTLGMKHYRVQLYGGMVLHQGRIAEMRTGEGKTLMATLPVYLNALSGKGVHVVTVNDYLAKRDQEWMSKVYNFLGLTVGVIVHGITNEDRRKAYHCDITYGTNNEFGFDYLRDNMVIHLHEMVQRPLNYAIVDEVDSILIDEARTPLIISGQGDKSTKMYFIVDQFVKTLKKEVDFEVDEKANSVTLTEEGVERAEKYFAVDNLSDMENTELAHHINQALKANNLMKLDKDYVVKDGEIIIVDDFTGRLMFGRRYSEGLHQAIEAKEGLEVQRESKTLATITFQNYFRMYDKLSGMTGTAKTEEDEFISIYNMDVVEIPTNKPVVRIDEPDSVYKSEKGKVLSIIKDIEEKHKKGQPVLVGTISIEKSEELAAALKKKGIPHEVLNAKQHEREAEIIAQAGRKGIVTIATNMAGRGTDILLGGNPEFLAKREMKRMGYGDEIISMVTSHAETDNEELISARGKYEELYKRFKAETDREHEEVKAVGGLHIIGTERHESRRIDNQLRGRAGRQGDPGSSRFYISLEDDLMRLFGGERMLGIVDKMGLAEDEAIEHRLLTNSIENAQKKVEGRNFGIRKHVLQYDDVMNKQREVIYGERKKVLEGENMRDHIFSLMANIVDESIPMYTSEATSTPEIDTEGLRNHLSKIFLKADFGFINGQNKDVESLKSQIVAAAEKAYAVKEEEIGSERMREIERVILLQVIDTKWMDHIDAMDQLRQGIGLRAIGQVDPVRAYQLEGYDMFQEMINSIQEDTVRFLFSIEKEAVVERKQVAKPIEASHGDGDAKKAPVVKKEESGRNDLCPCGSGKKYKKCCGK, via the coding sequence TTGAGAAAATTATTCGAAAAAGTTTTTGGCACCTACAGCGAACGAGAAATTAAAAAACTTGATAAAACAGTTGACCAAATAGAAGCTTTGGAAGCAGCATATTCAAAATTAACCGACGCAGAATTGAAAGATAAAACGAGACAGTTTAAGGAAAGATTAGCAAAGGGAGAGACCTTGGACGATATTCTACCAGAAGCATTTGCTACCATCCGTGAGGGTGCATGGAGAACGTTGGGTATGAAACACTATAGGGTACAGCTTTATGGTGGTATGGTACTGCACCAAGGAAGAATTGCAGAGATGAGAACTGGAGAAGGTAAGACCTTAATGGCAACTTTACCAGTTTATTTAAACGCTCTTTCAGGAAAAGGCGTTCATGTTGTTACAGTTAACGATTACCTAGCAAAAAGGGACCAGGAATGGATGAGTAAGGTCTATAATTTCCTCGGACTAACTGTTGGTGTGATTGTTCACGGTATAACAAACGAAGATAGAAGAAAGGCATATCATTGTGATATTACCTATGGAACAAACAATGAGTTTGGATTTGACTACTTAAGGGACAACATGGTCATCCATTTACATGAAATGGTTCAAAGGCCATTAAACTACGCCATCGTGGATGAGGTCGACAGTATTTTAATCGATGAGGCAAGAACCCCTTTAATTATTTCTGGACAAGGAGATAAGTCTACAAAGATGTATTTCATTGTAGACCAATTCGTTAAAACCTTGAAAAAGGAAGTAGACTTTGAAGTTGATGAGAAAGCCAACTCTGTTACTTTAACGGAGGAAGGTGTAGAGAGAGCGGAGAAATACTTTGCCGTAGATAACCTTTCTGATATGGAAAATACGGAGCTTGCTCACCATATCAACCAAGCTTTAAAGGCGAATAACTTGATGAAGCTGGATAAGGACTACGTTGTAAAGGATGGCGAAATCATTATTGTCGATGACTTTACAGGTCGACTGATGTTCGGTCGTCGCTATAGTGAAGGGCTGCACCAAGCAATTGAGGCCAAGGAAGGCTTAGAGGTACAAAGAGAGTCTAAGACCCTAGCCACCATCACATTCCAGAACTATTTTAGAATGTACGATAAGCTGTCCGGTATGACGGGTACAGCCAAAACGGAAGAAGATGAATTTATCTCTATTTATAACATGGACGTTGTTGAAATCCCAACCAATAAGCCAGTAGTTCGTATAGATGAACCAGATTCGGTATATAAATCTGAAAAAGGGAAAGTTTTATCCATTATAAAAGATATTGAAGAAAAGCATAAAAAAGGTCAGCCGGTTCTCGTCGGTACCATTTCTATAGAGAAATCTGAGGAGCTGGCAGCTGCTCTTAAGAAAAAGGGAATCCCACATGAAGTATTAAATGCAAAGCAGCATGAGCGAGAGGCGGAGATTATCGCTCAGGCAGGACGTAAAGGAATTGTTACCATTGCCACCAACATGGCAGGTCGTGGTACGGACATTCTTCTTGGAGGAAATCCAGAATTCTTAGCGAAGCGTGAAATGAAAAGAATGGGCTACGGAGATGAAATCATATCCATGGTAACCAGTCATGCAGAAACAGACAACGAAGAGCTAATCAGTGCTAGAGGAAAATATGAGGAGCTTTATAAACGATTTAAAGCAGAAACAGACAGAGAACATGAAGAAGTAAAAGCTGTTGGTGGTCTTCATATCATCGGTACAGAGCGCCATGAATCTCGAAGAATTGATAATCAGCTGCGAGGTCGTGCTGGACGTCAAGGGGACCCAGGTTCCAGTAGATTCTATATCTCTTTAGAGGATGACCTGATGAGATTGTTCGGTGGAGAGCGTATGCTAGGCATCGTAGATAAAATGGGACTAGCAGAGGATGAAGCCATAGAGCATCGACTATTGACAAACTCTATTGAAAATGCGCAGAAGAAGGTTGAAGGCAGAAACTTTGGTATTCGTAAACACGTACTTCAATATGATGATGTTATGAATAAGCAAAGAGAAGTGATTTACGGCGAGAGAAAGAAGGTATTAGAGGGCGAAAACATGAGGGATCATATTTTCAGTCTAATGGCCAATATTGTAGATGAAAGTATCCCAATGTATACATCGGAAGCAACATCGACACCAGAGATCGATACGGAGGGCTTACGAAATCATCTTTCTAAAATCTTCTTAAAGGCAGATTTCGGATTTATCAATGGACAGAATAAAGATGTAGAATCCTTAAAAAGCCAAATCGTAGCGGCAGCTGAAAAAGCATATGCTGTGAAAGAAGAGGAAATCGGTTCTGAGCGTATGCGAGAAATTGAGAGAGTTATTTTACTTCAAGTCATCGATACGAAGTGGATGGATCATATTGATGCTATGGATCAATTACGCCAAGGTATTGGACTGAGAGCAATTGGACAAGTGGACCCTGTAAGAGCATACCAATTAGAGGGATACGATATGTTCCAAGAAATGATCAACAGCATTCAAGAGGACACCGTTCGTTTCTTATTCAGTATAGAAAAAGAAGCAGTTGTTGAAAGAAAGCAAGTTGCAAAGCCCATAGAAGCTAGTCACGGTGATGGAGATGCTAAAAAAGCACCAGTGGTTAAAAAAGAAGAATCTGGACGGAATGATCTGTGCCCTTGCGGAAGCGGCAAAAAATATAAAAAATGCTGCGGTAAATAA
- a CDS encoding DUF5317 domain-containing protein — MILEGLVLGIIIGKLRGGKVNNLGRFVFKSSFLLAFSLLIQLGTSILISVGNEQAIKHKMILYIISYIMLFIVLFLNLGKKSVWLIVIGAVLNFAAIVLNGGSMPMDLEALQKIGSINMLQSIKAGELVNYRNITEAVSFTVYLGKRITTPEWYPIKQVFSIGDLFISLGILFLCQSMMQSSRSHSKPQLLKFNHKGKMRL; from the coding sequence ATGATACTGGAAGGTCTTGTGTTAGGGATAATCATTGGGAAACTCAGAGGCGGAAAGGTAAACAATCTGGGACGATTCGTATTTAAGTCCTCCTTTTTATTGGCTTTTTCCTTACTAATACAGCTCGGTACATCCATATTAATATCCGTAGGAAATGAGCAAGCCATAAAGCATAAAATGATTCTATATATTATTTCGTACATCATGTTGTTTATTGTGCTGTTTTTGAATTTAGGAAAAAAGTCTGTGTGGTTGATCGTGATCGGTGCAGTTCTAAACTTTGCTGCCATTGTTTTAAATGGAGGAAGTATGCCCATGGATTTAGAAGCACTGCAAAAAATTGGTTCCATCAATATGCTACAATCCATTAAAGCTGGAGAATTGGTTAACTATAGGAATATTACAGAGGCCGTATCATTTACCGTATATTTAGGAAAGAGAATCACAACGCCGGAGTGGTATCCTATAAAGCAGGTATTTAGCATCGGCGATTTATTCATATCCTTGGGAATCTTATTCTTATGCCAGAGCATGATGCAATCCAGCAGAAGTCATTCAAAACCTCAGCTCCTAAAGTTTAATCACAAAGGGAAAATGAGATTATAA
- the hpf gene encoding ribosome hibernation-promoting factor, HPF/YfiA family, translating into MKVIVSGRNMNITDALRDTVESKLSKLDKFFYNELEAQATLSVQKNRQIIEVTIPINGSILRVEEATDDMYSSIDNAVDKLTRQLRKQKSKLENRNSKYKTIRFENIPAYEPENGNASESKIVRTKRFSIKPMNAEEAVLQMELLGHNFYVFLDGETDEVGVVYKRKDGNYGLIEPYLDLE; encoded by the coding sequence ATGAAAGTAATCGTTAGTGGAAGAAATATGAATATTACAGATGCATTAAGGGACACAGTAGAATCTAAGCTAAGCAAACTAGATAAGTTTTTCTATAATGAATTGGAGGCACAGGCTACATTATCCGTTCAGAAAAACAGACAAATCATAGAGGTAACCATCCCGATTAACGGATCAATTTTAAGGGTGGAGGAAGCGACCGATGATATGTACAGCTCTATCGACAATGCCGTAGATAAATTGACAAGGCAGCTTAGAAAGCAAAAAAGTAAATTAGAAAACCGCAATAGCAAATATAAGACGATTCGATTTGAAAATATTCCAGCTTATGAGCCAGAGAATGGCAACGCTTCAGAATCTAAAATTGTTAGAACGAAGCGATTCTCTATAAAGCCGATGAATGCAGAGGAAGCAGTCTTACAGATGGAGCTTCTGGGACATAACTTCTACGTATTCTTAGATGGTGAAACCGATGAGGTGGGTGTTGTTTACAAACGGAAAGATGGCAATTACGGTTTAATCGAACCTTATTTAGATTTAGAGTAA
- a CDS encoding flagellar protein FlgN, with protein MGRVELIEYLFKLSEGKLFLINQLWTLTQQQSETIGSGEMDSLNDIIEQKQSIMDRVDVLDKEFAEKYDVIKAEFPINDVGALDSESREKMRILKEKVKEIHNLTEKIQQMDDSNTERFQKNMESIRNELKKVKFGQKISKGYSANKQNEGFSIFIDKMK; from the coding sequence ATGGGCAGAGTAGAGTTAATCGAATACTTATTTAAGTTAAGTGAAGGGAAACTGTTTTTAATTAATCAGCTATGGACCTTAACGCAGCAGCAAAGTGAAACCATAGGCAGTGGTGAAATGGATTCGCTGAATGATATTATCGAACAAAAACAGAGTATTATGGACCGCGTAGATGTATTAGATAAAGAATTTGCAGAAAAATATGATGTAATAAAGGCAGAATTTCCAATCAACGATGTAGGCGCCCTAGATTCTGAAAGTAGAGAGAAAATGAGAATACTGAAGGAAAAGGTAAAAGAAATCCACAATTTGACGGAAAAGATCCAGCAGATGGATGATTCTAATACGGAAAGATTCCAAAAGAATATGGAATCCATAAGAAATGAACTGAAAAAGGTGAAATTTGGACAAAAAATTTCTAAAGGATATAGTGCCAATAAGCAAAATGAAGGATTTTCGATTTTTATTGATAAAATGAAATAA
- the fliS gene encoding flagellar export chaperone FliS: MAMNNPYGQYKQNSVMTASPQELTLMLYNGALKFIGMAKINIQEKDIPKANESIKRAQDIIQELNITLNMDYPISTNLRSMYTYILEKLVDGNIYKEIQYLDEAAEIITELRDTWKEAMKISKGGK; this comes from the coding sequence ATGGCAATGAACAATCCCTATGGTCAGTACAAGCAGAACAGTGTTATGACTGCAAGTCCGCAAGAACTTACATTAATGCTTTATAATGGAGCTTTAAAGTTTATCGGTATGGCCAAAATTAATATACAAGAAAAGGATATTCCAAAGGCAAATGAATCCATTAAAAGAGCTCAAGATATCATTCAGGAGTTAAATATTACGTTAAACATGGATTATCCAATATCTACAAACTTGAGAAGTATGTACACCTATATATTGGAGAAATTGGTGGATGGGAATATTTATAAAGAAATTCAATATCTGGACGAAGCAGCTGAAATCATAACGGAGCTAAGGGATACATGGAAGGAAGCTATGAAAATTTCTAAAGGCGGAAAATAG
- the fliD gene encoding flagellar filament capping protein FliD: MRLGGIASGMDTEKMVKELMNAEKVRVNKYYRQQESIKWKQEALNTTNKVLADFILKARSGFGLTSTSSTGSIINRGTDSFDWVKKASSSNESLVKATATANAMEGQHTLEVLTLAEVARFTSGKLDLNSDGTFKSAGSFTIKNGTTDPAKKIEVKIENAKVIGGELQGDLNFAEGNALVLDINGTKIKIDEDFTQKGDPQQALLEHIENALGGQEIIVEAEDGKLKFTSTNPEKAITINVTAEKEDLSAEDKAALVSKLGLKNGTTKGTTISDVVKQINDSDVGLRASYDSKVGKLMITSKAQGSDQSINFDAFTGTLDSTLFTGPAAKNEAGSDAKFWFNAGELTEADRIGEVGIIKQSSNNFTLYGINIQLQNIQPGNKVTINVESNVDGVMDKVKGFVEEYNALIDVLNGLLKEKTHKGYTPLIQEEREAMKDKEIELWEAKAKSGLLNNDATITRMLQNMRSGLYENVHGGWKTGEDKNDFKLSGFSHITQIGITTGNYQSGGKLEIDEAKLRQAIIDNPDGVVNLLFKKPESTNVKGPDGKIDGKLVAEKRANSGLVERLFDDMITGMQDIVRRSGTGDNASLYRSVQSNMLIDFVTSGSISLLDKDLTSVGSRITREESLLVSKETRYWNQFTAMEKAMQKMNSQSSWLSAQMGM, from the coding sequence ATGAGACTGGGCGGTATTGCATCCGGTATGGATACGGAGAAAATGGTAAAGGAATTAATGAATGCCGAAAAGGTAAGGGTCAACAAATATTATAGACAGCAGGAAAGCATAAAGTGGAAGCAAGAAGCACTGAATACGACAAATAAGGTGTTGGCAGATTTTATTTTAAAGGCGAGAAGTGGTTTTGGATTAACTAGTACAAGTAGCACAGGTAGTATTATCAATAGAGGAACAGATAGTTTTGATTGGGTAAAAAAGGCAAGTTCTAGCAATGAAAGTCTAGTTAAGGCGACTGCTACAGCGAATGCCATGGAGGGGCAGCATACCCTAGAAGTTTTAACTCTTGCAGAGGTTGCAAGGTTTACTAGTGGAAAACTGGATCTAAACTCTGATGGAACATTTAAGTCAGCAGGTTCTTTTACAATAAAGAATGGCACTACTGATCCTGCTAAAAAAATAGAAGTAAAAATAGAGAATGCTAAAGTAATTGGCGGTGAATTGCAAGGTGATTTGAACTTTGCAGAAGGCAATGCTTTAGTCCTAGATATAAATGGAACTAAAATTAAGATAGATGAAGACTTCACACAAAAGGGAGATCCGCAACAAGCTTTATTAGAACACATAGAAAATGCTTTAGGTGGCCAGGAAATAATTGTAGAAGCTGAGGATGGAAAACTAAAGTTTACTTCTACTAATCCAGAAAAAGCAATTACAATTAATGTTACTGCTGAAAAGGAAGATTTATCAGCTGAGGATAAAGCGGCATTAGTAAGTAAATTAGGATTAAAAAATGGTACGACAAAGGGTACTACTATTAGTGATGTTGTTAAACAAATCAACGATTCCGATGTAGGTCTAAGAGCATCCTACGACAGTAAAGTAGGAAAGCTGATGATTACCAGCAAAGCGCAAGGTAGCGACCAAAGTATTAACTTTGATGCTTTTACTGGGACTTTAGATTCTACTTTATTTACAGGACCTGCTGCAAAAAATGAAGCTGGAAGTGATGCAAAATTCTGGTTTAATGCAGGAGAATTAACTGAAGCGGATAGAATAGGCGAAGTAGGTATAATCAAACAAAGCAGCAATAACTTCACCCTATACGGAATCAATATTCAGCTGCAAAATATTCAACCAGGCAACAAAGTCACAATTAACGTAGAATCCAATGTAGATGGCGTAATGGACAAGGTAAAGGGTTTTGTAGAAGAATACAATGCATTAATCGATGTTTTAAATGGTTTATTAAAGGAAAAGACCCATAAGGGATACACCCCTTTAATACAAGAAGAAAGAGAAGCTATGAAGGATAAAGAAATAGAGCTTTGGGAAGCAAAGGCAAAGAGTGGCCTTCTGAATAATGATGCAACGATTACGAGAATGCTTCAAAATATGAGAAGTGGATTATATGAGAATGTTCATGGTGGATGGAAAACTGGAGAAGATAAAAATGATTTTAAATTATCTGGTTTTAGTCATATTACACAGATCGGTATTACCACAGGCAACTACCAAAGTGGTGGAAAATTGGAGATCGATGAAGCAAAATTAAGACAAGCGATTATTGATAATCCAGATGGTGTTGTCAATCTACTATTTAAAAAACCTGAAAGTACGAATGTAAAGGGCCCTGATGGAAAGATAGATGGTAAATTAGTAGCTGAAAAACGTGCTAATTCAGGTCTTGTAGAAAGACTATTTGACGATATGATCACTGGTATGCAAGATATTGTTCGAAGATCTGGAACTGGAGATAATGCTAGTCTGTATAGAAGTGTTCAGTCTAATATGCTGATTGACTTTGTAACCAGTGGCTCTATCAGTCTTTTAGATAAGGATCTTACAAGTGTGGGTTCTCGTATTACGAGAGAAGAGAGCCTACTTGTTTCTAAGGAAACACGTTATTGGAATCAATTTACTGCTATGGAGAAGGCAATGCAAAAGATGAATAGCCAAAGCTCTTGGTTATCTGCACAAATGGGAATGTAG
- a CDS encoding flagellar protein FlaG, producing MRLEGAQLGTLYPVGQKTQGQGSQEKIVRTGEQGVGEILPGEKVIPKEQLIHAVDRANKSFESMDRRFEISVHDKINAVMIKVIDSKTDEVIREIPSEKILDMVSNMMELAGILVDQRV from the coding sequence ATGAGATTAGAAGGAGCACAACTCGGTACATTGTACCCAGTAGGCCAAAAAACACAAGGGCAGGGAAGCCAAGAAAAGATTGTTAGAACAGGAGAACAAGGTGTAGGCGAAATTTTACCGGGAGAGAAGGTTATACCAAAGGAGCAGCTGATCCATGCCGTGGACAGAGCCAATAAAAGCTTTGAATCCATGGATCGACGCTTTGAAATCTCTGTGCACGATAAAATTAATGCCGTTATGATTAAGGTGATTGACTCTAAAACTGATGAGGTCATTCGAGAAATTCCGTCGGAAAAAATATTGGATATGGTTTCTAATATGATGGAGCTAGCTGGTATCTTAGTAGATCAAAGGGTATAA
- a CDS encoding aminotransferase class IV, translating into MADSIKVPTEIAQQYFLLNGNILPASDFKQEETTIFPSVYEVIRVIDGVPLFFEEHLERLVKSLEILNYTLPWDESFIKDQLYRLIDLNQCYNYNIKIVINGLDTENKNLFVYFITSKYPPQEQYENGVHTILYEAERENPNAKVIAKSFRDAVTKKMAESNAYEAILVNQKGEITEGSKSNIFLVKDNVFYTSPAKDVLLGITRHRVIQLCLQLGYAVKEEAVPASFIQEADGLFITGTSPKVLPIASVDDRVYHSSSNSAILDLRRAYDALIQEYIKKSSVE; encoded by the coding sequence ATGGCAGATTCAATAAAAGTACCTACAGAAATAGCACAACAGTATTTTTTGCTCAATGGCAATATTCTTCCAGCAAGTGATTTTAAACAGGAAGAGACAACAATATTTCCGTCCGTTTACGAAGTCATTCGAGTGATAGACGGAGTCCCGTTGTTCTTTGAAGAGCATTTAGAAAGATTGGTTAAATCCTTAGAAATACTAAACTACACTTTACCTTGGGATGAAAGCTTTATAAAAGATCAACTATATCGGCTCATCGACTTAAATCAATGTTATAACTACAATATTAAAATTGTCATCAACGGGCTGGATACTGAAAACAAAAATTTATTTGTTTATTTTATTACCAGTAAGTATCCGCCTCAAGAGCAATATGAAAATGGCGTACATACCATCCTCTATGAGGCTGAAAGGGAAAATCCAAATGCAAAGGTCATTGCAAAATCTTTTCGAGATGCCGTAACAAAAAAAATGGCAGAATCAAATGCTTATGAAGCCATTTTAGTGAATCAAAAAGGAGAAATAACAGAAGGCAGTAAATCTAATATATTTCTAGTGAAGGACAATGTGTTCTACACATCACCTGCAAAGGATGTTCTCCTAGGGATTACACGGCACCGAGTAATTCAGCTATGCCTTCAATTGGGCTATGCAGTGAAGGAAGAAGCAGTACCAGCATCCTTCATCCAGGAAGCAGATGGCTTATTTATAACGGGTACCTCCCCTAAGGTTTTACCCATTGCATCGGTTGACGACAGGGTTTATCACTCTAGCAGCAATTCTGCAATCTTGGATCTTCGAAGAGCATACGATGCTCTAATCCAGGAATACATAAAAAAATCATCTGTGGAGTAA
- a CDS encoding NAD(P)/FAD-dependent oxidoreductase, translated as MLEYILNPRKQFNRLLWYLALKLEEERKDIVGQVDYIIVGNGIAGLSAAETIRKKDGNGKILMISAEEYLTYYRVKLSHFISKDFTEKDFFVHDENWYKERNIDLILGKSVSKINTDLNELELSDGSKISYHKLLLANGSRPFVPLIKGNDKEGVFALRTIEDLNNLRKYFENVKSITVLGGGLLGLEAAWAIKKLNKEVNVVEFFPQLLPRQLDEGLSKRFGTTLEANGINLYLGTGTEEIAGGERVEAIKLQDGRTFNTDAVLISAGVRPILDLVKDTNIEFDKGIKVDASMRTNIENIYAAGDVAELNGMVVGLWGISADEGNVAGENMTGGNATYTIPELNTMLMLDKLSVFSIGNVKDFHSVIEDKDESKDAHYKLFLTDGKVSGAIVMNDMAKVPKVKKLVNNNVDLSRELAEGKGFSEII; from the coding sequence TTGTTAGAATATATTTTAAATCCAAGGAAACAATTCAATCGATTGCTTTGGTATTTAGCCTTAAAACTAGAAGAAGAGAGGAAGGATATTGTGGGTCAAGTGGATTATATTATTGTAGGGAATGGGATTGCAGGGTTATCTGCTGCAGAAACCATACGAAAAAAAGATGGAAATGGAAAAATTTTAATGATTTCTGCAGAGGAGTATCTAACTTACTATAGGGTAAAGCTTTCTCATTTCATTTCTAAGGATTTTACAGAGAAGGACTTCTTTGTACATGATGAAAATTGGTACAAAGAGCGGAATATTGATTTGATTTTAGGAAAGTCTGTAAGTAAAATCAATACAGACTTGAACGAGTTGGAGTTAAGCGATGGCAGTAAAATATCCTATCACAAGCTATTGCTTGCCAATGGAAGTAGACCTTTCGTTCCACTGATTAAAGGAAATGACAAAGAAGGTGTATTTGCTTTAAGAACCATAGAAGACTTAAATAACCTTAGAAAATATTTTGAAAATGTCAAGAGCATAACTGTGCTTGGTGGCGGTCTTTTAGGCCTAGAAGCAGCATGGGCTATTAAAAAGTTAAATAAAGAGGTTAATGTAGTTGAATTTTTCCCACAGCTATTACCGAGACAGTTGGATGAAGGCTTATCTAAAAGGTTTGGTACAACTTTAGAGGCCAATGGAATCAATTTATACTTAGGAACTGGTACAGAAGAAATTGCAGGCGGTGAAAGAGTAGAAGCTATAAAGCTACAGGATGGAAGAACCTTCAACACCGATGCTGTACTGATTTCTGCTGGTGTACGCCCTATTTTAGACCTAGTAAAGGACACCAATATAGAATTTGATAAAGGGATTAAAGTAGATGCTTCTATGAGAACGAATATTGAAAATATATATGCAGCTGGAGACGTAGCAGAGCTCAATGGCATGGTTGTAGGACTGTGGGGAATCTCTGCAGATGAAGGAAATGTGGCTGGAGAAAATATGACAGGTGGAAATGCTACGTACACAATACCAGAGTTGAATACGATGCTGATGCTGGATAAACTTTCTGTATTCTCAATTGGTAATGTGAAGGACTTCCACAGTGTGATAGAAGATAAGGATGAAAGTAAGGATGCACATTACAAGCTATTTTTAACCGATGGAAAGGTAAGTGGTGCTATCGTTATGAATGATATGGCTAAGGTACCGAAGGTGAAGAAGCTGGTGAATAATAATGTGGACTTAAGTAGGGAACTAGCTGAAGGCAAAGGGTTTAGTGAAATTATTTAA
- the csrA gene encoding carbon storage regulator CsrA, whose product MLVLSRKANESIMIGKDIEIKVLGIEDGKVKIGIDAPRGLEIYRREIYVEIEEENITASKQNLNLENLKILFKK is encoded by the coding sequence ATGCTGGTTCTATCTCGTAAAGCGAATGAAAGCATCATGATTGGCAAGGATATCGAAATCAAAGTACTTGGGATAGAAGACGGTAAGGTGAAGATTGGAATTGATGCACCAAGAGGACTTGAAATATATCGTCGGGAGATTTATGTGGAAATAGAGGAAGAAAATATCACAGCAAGTAAGCAGAATTTAAACCTAGAAAATTTAAAGATTTTATTTAAGAAATAA
- the fliW gene encoding flagellar assembly protein FliW, whose amino-acid sequence MKTKHFGEIEIKEDRVYTFVDGIPGFEDLHQYMIIENTEEDMPFHWLQSLEESNLAFTIINPFTFKKDYEFDIDGVTLDKLNIKSHEDVVVYAIVTIPEDVSKMSANLAAPLIMNHVNRKGKQVLLQDSKYTSKHLILEEIKNASGIGHHSEEATEEVL is encoded by the coding sequence ATGAAAACAAAGCATTTTGGCGAAATAGAAATTAAGGAAGATCGGGTGTATACTTTTGTAGATGGTATACCTGGATTTGAAGACCTACATCAATATATGATCATAGAAAATACAGAGGAAGATATGCCTTTTCATTGGCTTCAATCCTTAGAGGAGTCCAATTTAGCGTTTACCATAATTAATCCCTTTACATTTAAAAAGGATTATGAATTCGATATTGACGGGGTCACTCTGGATAAACTAAACATAAAATCCCATGAGGACGTTGTGGTATACGCTATTGTTACCATACCAGAGGATGTGAGTAAAATGAGTGCAAACTTAGCAGCTCCTCTTATAATGAATCATGTAAATCGGAAAGGAAAGCAGGTCCTATTGCAGGATAGTAAATATACGAGTAAACATTTGATTTTAGAGGAAATAAAAAACGCTTCTGGTATAGGCCATCATAGTGAAGAAGCTACAGAGGAGGTATTATAA